From Lutra lutra chromosome 14, mLutLut1.2, whole genome shotgun sequence, a single genomic window includes:
- the LOC125084417 gene encoding uncharacterized protein LOC125084417 — MGARPRPTRPPRLALPPLARDAAPGGAGGRPRRAGGLGAARKRGAEQAVEGAARACSGAPYWGPVTWRRRLLQLLLLLPVRCSAPGGGGGGGGDSPCSPRRRAEPGPSPPPSVPPPVPLLPPPPSPLRGGLRSGDVMQAPGPDCEAAAGGLRALGPVLGNLRGEGAARRARSRRTPAARPGRQLGSPAPIALSVPADSPDFQPTLGLRSTGLLSDRFSL; from the exons ATGGGAGCGCGGCCGCGGCCCACCCGGCCCCCTCGCCTCGCGTTGCCTCCCCTCGCCCGCGACGCCGCCCCAGGGGGCGCGGGCGGGCGGCCCCGGAGAGCCGGCGGCCTGGGCGCCGCCAGGAAGCGAGGGGCCGAGCAGGCCGTAGAGGGGGCCGCGAGGGCCTGCAGTGGGGCGCCCTACTGGGGCCCGGTTACCTGGCGGCGGcggctcctccagctcctgctccttctccccgTCCGATGCTCAgcgcccggcggcggcggcggcggcggcggcgactcCCCGTGCAGCCCGCGGCGACGAGCCGAGCCCGGCCCCTCTCCGCCTCCCTCCGTGCCGCCACCCGTCCCGCTGCTGCCGCCTCCGCCCTCTCCCCTCA GAGGCGGGCTGCGGAGTGGTGACGTCATGCAGGCGCCCGGCCCCGATTGTGAGGCTGCGGCCGGTGGGCTGCGGGCCCTGGGTCCCGTGCTGGGCAATCTGAGAGGCGAAGGGGCAGCACGACGTGCGCGGAGCAGGAGGACGCCGGCGGCGCGCCCGGGGCGGCAGCTCGGCTCGCCGGCTCCCATTGCTCTGTCGGTGCCGGCCGATTCGCCCGACTTCCAGCCCACCCTGGGTCTCAGGTCTACCGGGTTACTCAGTGACAGATTCTCGCTCTAA